DNA from Triplophysa rosa linkage group LG12, Trosa_1v2, whole genome shotgun sequence:
GTGGCCCGGAAGTTGACGCTTAACAGTCAGGAAGagttgatttattttcttattttctacACCGTATATTTCGATCTATTCACTTTTTGATATTGTCGGTGTTTTTATTCTATTGTTATTATTCAAAAATGCCGCTATTGTAAGCAGCCGATGACGTTACCAGGTGATACATGTTACTTTTCTCAACGCAGGTCATTGTGCCCCAATCACAATTGGTACAGTGGTTTCCGCTTGCATTATTGTTTACGTTTATTAAATGGAGCTTGCGGCattgtatttcatttcattttcttgGTGAATTGGTCAAACTTATATTTTACCAACTTATATTtacttatatttttattttagactGTAGGTTTAGATGCACATATATTTCCACTGCGACAAAACGGTCTTGAGACATGCCATTCAATtgatctttttgtgttctgagcCGCTAAGCGCCCTCTAGAGGATATTTTGATGATTTTCCTCTCCCACTTTTTCAAAATGCTTATCcaggaaaaacacatttttttactcATCAGTGCTTGAGCCAATCATACAAACTGAAACTGATGTAGAAAAAAAAGAACTTGCAGTTGTAACCATAAATCAGCCGTTTATAATAAAGCCTTTTTTCATGAAGCGGACAAACAAATCGTAATTAACGTAAAAGTATAACTAAGAGATTTTTGGTTTGCCTTAAATAATTAGCCAACGATCCATATCACAGTAATTTACCAAACCTAgttaataaatatttgaaattatTTGCTGTTGAgacaaatgtgaaaatatatatttcttaaaaactaaaatatacgAAAACATAcgtattttattttgacattttatacgTCAAGACTCGGGCGGCAAATGTGGACGTAGGCGTGGGGTTCTGTGACGTCACTTACTCTCGTATTTCCTTTTCAAAATGGCACCCCCCATTCCTCATTTGGCAGGTGAGTTCTGctctaaaaagtgttttatgttcAGTTCCAgaagcataaaaacaaatcattcaTATATGATACCAGCATGCTACGAAATAACAAACCTGTGAATTGTTCTCACGTTTTCAGTGTTGCCGGCACCTACGTGCTAAGGCTGCCATTCATAAGTTTGCGCCACATGATCACAGTTACAGTTCAGATAATTGAGAAAATGTAACGTCTGAAAACGTGCACATGTAcgcaaatataaaatgaaaagtcGCGATAATATTTGGTTGATGTTATGCTTAGCTGATAAATGGCTTCTATGGGATCACCAAGAGGTTTAGCGTATTTTTTTCCTGTGCAAATTACGGTAATTTTATTGCTAATGTGTCTTTTAAGCTCTCTCTCTTTATGACAACCCACCCATCAACAATTGTAGAGCACTGTGTAGTGTGCACCCCTCATAAAGCAATGCCCAAGTATTATTCGGACTACAGATTTCTCTTCAAACTCCAAATCTATCTTCAAACCGACCGCCCCTACCTCACATTtaaacctcatgtcattttttaactTTCAAACAAGGTTGTTCTTTCTGTACTTGTTTTAACCCACTATTTAATGGAAAACAGTCAGAGGATCAGATGGCTCTTCGCTGTTGTGTGGACCTCCAAGTTGTCAGGAAAGCTCTGAATTTAAGAGGCGAGTTATGGGCATTATTGCATAGTGAAAGATTTTAACTTGAAGCTTTGTTGTTTGTATTAACACTGACTGTTTCATTTATCACAGAGATGAGCTGCCAGGGAAACACATGGTGTTCAGCAGCGACGGCTCTCTGTTTGGGTGGTGCAATGGGACACAGTACGTATGATGTGTGCATTGTGtacttctctgtgttcagaatTGACCCTGGAGTGAATACATGTTCGCTGCGTTTATTTGACAGGGTCAGTGTGGTCAAAGTTCCGTCTGGTGAATTGGTGAAGTCTTTCGATCTACCCAAAGCAACCGCGCTGCAATTCTCACCTCTGAATACCATTTTGGCCACCTGGCAGCAATATACCAGTAAGAACGTGATATTTATAAAGACctgatatattttaatcattgcATTGAGTCTTACATGGTTAAGCAAGTCAAGAGATTTGTTGCAACCTCCTGCATCATGATTCTTAACTGATTTACATTTATCGTTGACTTTCCAGACTGCGGTCACTATTCTGTTCTTTTGTTTATCAGAAGCGCAGGATAATCCTCAGGAAGATGCAAACCTGCAGCTCTGGAACCTGCAGACAGGATCGCTTGTCAAAGCATTCTATCAGAAGAAGATTACGGGATGGTGAGTTACTCTGAATTTTGTTACTGTTATATTGATTTTCTTATATTAactcaaacattttttgtgcttgtttgtattatattttttcaaaggtGTCCAAGCTGGGCAGatgatgaaaacattgctgttaGAAATGTCAATAATGAACTTCACTTCTTTGAGAACAACAAATTTGGTAACACccttttacacattttttgtgtaGCTGTACTACATGTTTGTTCAAGATGTTTGTCAAAATGTcactgtgttttgttgtgtagaAACGATTGCTAACAAACTTCACCTTCAAAAAGTGTCAGAGTTTGTGTTGTCCTCTGGGCCTCAGCCAAACAAGGTATCCGAATTCTTGAAACCAAGTTTAACATTACTGCAGAGTGTgatgtaaatataattattaatatcaataataatgaataatattttttgctGCAGATTGCCGCCTATGTTCCTGGAAACAAAGGTTGTCCCTCTTTTGTGCGACTCTATCAGTATCCCAATTTCGGTGGTCCGACTGCTGCACTGGCCAACAAAAGCTTTTTCAAAGCTGATAAAGTGACCatgctgtggaacacaaaaggtacATTATCACTGTCcttacaaacattatttcacTTTTTGGGTACATGTTGTCTGTAAATTTCATATGTGCACTTTTGTCTTCCTCTCGTAAAGCCACTGCGGTTCTGGTGACCGCCAGCACAGATGTCGATAAAACAGGAGCGTCTTATTATGGACAACAGACGTTACATTATGTTGCTACCAATGGAGAGAGTGCGATAGTACAACTGCGTGAGTACCGACAGTTCATCTATAATTCATAACTATagatttaaaagaaagaaaattccCTGAAataatttgatttcatttgaattaattGCACTGACAGTTAGGTGTATAATACAGCATAGCATTTGAATACAGGAACGAAAACTTAAAAATCAAGCACTGTGTACAGTTTGAAATGTtatgactagggctgtcaaacgattaatcgcgattaatcgcatccagaataaaagtttgtgttttcataataaatatctgtgtactgtgcataataattttgtagttattaacacatacacatacatgcatatatttaaggaaaatctaaaaattaataaacatttatatataatttcaattattagtaatataaataaatacatgtaaatatttcctaaatatgtattcatgtgtatgtgtttgtatttataaatacaaaattaatatgtacagtacatagattatgtaaacacaaacttttattctggatgcggttaatcgcgattaatcgtttgacagccctagttatgaCTTTAACAAAATAGTTTTCGTGACCCATATGATGACTTTGGTTTTTTGTCTTGCACAGCAAAGAACGGACCCATATACGATGTGTGCTGGAGCCCCAACTCTACcgagttttgtgttgtttatggTTTTATGCCTGCCAAGGCCACAATCTTTAACCACAAGTGTGAGTCTGTGTTTGACTTCGGCACGGGTCCCCGTAACGCAGCTTTCTACAGCCCTCATGGACACATCCTGGTTCTCGCAGGCTTTGGAACCTTAAGGGGCCAGATGGAAGTTTGGGACGTGAAGAAATACAAGCAGGTGTCCAAACCCCAGGCTGAAGATACAACACATTTCTCCTGGTGCCCCGACGGCGAGCATGTAATGACGGCGACCTGCTCTCCCAGACTCAGGGTCAGCAACGGTTACAAGATCTGGCACTACACCGGCACTGTGTTGTACAAGCACGAGATGCCGTCCAATAGAGAGCTTTGGGAAGTGTTATGGCAACCCTTCCCTACCGGAACATTCCCAGAGAAGCCAGTGAAATATCAAGCGTTGCCGAGTGAGCTGGGCAGTACCGAAGCCAAACCCGCCCAGGCGTATCGGCCACCTGCTCTCCGTAACAAACCCCCGACCGCCAGCTCCAAACTGGTGAGCTTGTGTTGTGTTGATTTCTGTGATTATGAACGTCCCGTGGGCAGAGATCATGACAATCATTTGTCTCTTTAAGCATGAAGTAGAGCCAGCGCAGAACATGAAGCCTGGTGCTGCCGGAGAGAAGCAAGTGTCCAAAGAGGCtttgaaaaaacagaaaagacgTGAAGCAAAGAAAGCTGCCAAACAGGCACGTGATTGCTTTGAGTTTCCACGTTGAACTGTTACTCATTCAGTATCCCTTCtgggttttttttaaaagttattttagaACTGAATGACTTTTAGAACATTTTGAGGGTCTCTGCAGTCTGCATTTGTGATAAAGCTGCTGGagtaatgtaataaataaataaatatgtaataaatgGTACTTCAatagaacaattttttttaatgttataaaGTAATTGATCCGGTGTGCTCCTACAAACACCTCTTTCAACATTTGTATTCCTTTATTACAGGATGGCAAGTCTGATGAAGCTCCGCCTCCAGTTACAGACCCCGCCCCTACTGTTCCTGCTACTGAGACAACTGGAGACCCTGAAACTGACAAAAAGATCAGGAACTTGAAAAAGGTGCAATTTCAAATAATATGCTGTATTTTATGTAGAATAAACAACCAGACATGACTCTATATTGACTATTTCCTCTTCCAGAAACTCAAAGCCATTGATGAACTGAAGGAACAGCAAGTGGCCGGAAAAGTGATGCAGAAAAATCAGGTACTGTAGTAGAGCTTTATTTCATCGACATCTcaatttttaaaatgatgacTTTTCAATGAATTTTGAATGCTTTTACATATGTCATACACAGTAattaatatttttcataaacGTTGTTTGGGGTGGATCTTAACTTAAACCGTTGTAATGCTTCTAATTGTATTTTTACAGCTTGAAAAGATTCAAAAGGAGGCCCAGTTGCTGAAGGAGCTGGACGACCTTGAATTAGGAGTGTAAACACATCTTACCAGCTTTTCAAATCTGTCATCAATTTTCAAGTCATATTAGATAGGAGATGCTTTTCATAAACCACTCATGACCACCAAATAAGAGTCTGTCCTGCATTTGTGTATATGCCTGAAATAATGATGACATTCTTTAAAGCAACATTGCTATGCAATGTAATGTACAGCACGAGAGAACACtgatgacaaaaataaagatgttgAAAATCGAGCCGTGTGGCTTTTATTTTGTCGGCCGGTGACCCGGAAGCAGTTATTCATTCCCCAGTGAAAGTAAAGTAGTCGCTTATTTCAAGCACAAACGCCGCTGATCTTTCAGTTAAAATTATTAACTAGTAAACCGGCCAGGACGAGTTTCGTCCAGCAGATATATCAGGTTTGATAAAGTCACGTTTTATTACATTGAATCTTTAATCTGTTAAGGGTTTTTAATGATTGTTTACATGTAATATTTAGATGAGCCGGTCTATGTTCTCACAacattcgtgtgtgtgtgttttatattcAGTTCGGCTGATCGAGTTTAACTGacggttttgtttttgttatgtttgtgtattttacgCTTTTAATGAGTTTCAGTCTTTGGTGATTCAGCCATTTTAGCACGCACAAAGCCGATGCAGTTGTCTCGCTGTTGTTTCTTTATTTCGCTCTTTTGTCGTTTATACGATTTTTTGCGCATGTGTGAAATAATATGTTAAGGTAAATGACCAACGACTGATTTTCCTGTCTGTCTCTAATTGCGTTGTTTAATAAGCCTAAATGTCTATTTTGTCTCcgttttttttctaaacataCCTTAAGCCTTAGCTGTTCCTCTGTCTAAAGCTTAGTCATTTATAGCATAGATCCTCAGCTCTTACACACAGGACAGTGACACACTATGCACAATATGAAGCTATCATCTTCAGTTCATCTTAAATTTAGactttctttcaaataaatcatatcaaAATCAAACTTGAAACGGAGGCACATGTCTTaggcaaaatgtttaaaaaccttTGATAGATTTAAACCTACAACCTGTCAATTACCAATAACACCAGCTGAATTTCTCCTGTTCCATTGTTCCACATATACCATGTTGTTCAAAGGTTGGTGACTATTATTCTGGTTTTTCATCTTGTGAACACTCATAAACATTGATTTCTTTTTCATCTTAAGTTTTGGACAAGCGAGCATAAGGAAGTCTGAGAGCAACCTTTGACTTGTGAGTAGATGACAGGTTCACTGCTGATTCTTAGTGTGCAAAAATGACAGTTACAGGCTTCTTGCATAGTTTTTGATAttgaatgtttgttttcatttacagtGTCTGGTAAACTTGAATGGACAAATTTTCCAAAGGTACACAGGTATAGCTTGTTTCTGCTCTTTTGTGGCCCTGAAATAGTGCTTTGGTTGGTAAGGAAAGCAGCGTTTTGCTTCGGTTCATTTTGGtcgttttttatttgttcaggAAGACCAAATCAACCCGGCCGAGGTTCCATCATgcctgtaaaaaagaaaagaaagtcatCTGGTTCTGAAGATCCTAATATCAGAAAGTGTAAAATCACCAGGTAAGACTATTTTACTTTGATCCTTTTTTAtcctttttacatttaaattctgCTTTAAAAGTGACTGTGTGTTTATTCAAATCTGTGTGTTTgagtgaaagtgaaaatgaaatgtatatCCACAGTCACTTAACAATATCGTATACAGAGAAATATCTAAGTAATATTACTGTGCGGTTATGTTTGAAGAAAATTACGATGTTCAAGAAATATGTCTTGGTCCAGAGGGAACAAGTGAACACCAAAAAATGTTAATTCAGTATAAACTGATAAAAGCATGTAGTAGAAGTAGATTTTGAGAATGATGTCATGATGTTGAGTGTGCTAATAATAAATGTCTCTAAAGGagaacacacatttatttatctcTTTAATGTTCAGTTACTGCAGGACACAAAATCCAGGACGACTGTTGAACCCAGAGGATCAGTTCTCTAGCAAAAAATGTCTCGCTTGGTTTTATGAATATGCAGGTATGTTAATATCAAACCTCTCTTGTCGTATATACATCTCATTCTAAATAGAAGTGCAATAATGTCTTATTAAtgagtttctgttttttttctcatggttTTAAATGTGTCCAGGGTCAGATGATATTGTTGGTCCAGAGAGCATGGAGAAGTTTTGTGAGGACATCGGTGTAGAGCCAGAAAATGTTAGCACCATTCcttgttcatatttttcttatcaagaGTAATTATCTGCATTAATCACTGAAATAACTTCCACTGTGTATCTGTGACCCTTCAGATTGTAATGTTAGTTTTAGCCTGGAAGCTTGAAGCGATTAATATGGGTTTtttcacaaaagaagaatgGCTGAAAGGAATGACATCACTACAGTAAGAATTCCCTTCTCGCGCATCCTCCATATCACGACACGTTGTGGATTGCACATGTGATTAAacctttgtgtttgtttacagaTGTGACTGTACAGAGAGATTGCAAGGCAAACTGGACTACATGCGTTCTCAACTGAACGACCCAGTTATATTTAAGAACATTTACAGATACGCATTTGACTTCGCCAGGGTAAGAGATATCTTGTCTAGAGTCTTGTATGAAgaattaaatttaatttatagtGGCATTTTTCATGATTCccctaaaaaatgttttgagtgaAATTTTGCGTTTAATGTTTGGATCTTTTTCTGTTAGTCTGGAATTGATCTTAATTTCAGGATGTTATTTTC
Protein-coding regions in this window:
- the eif2a gene encoding eukaryotic translation initiation factor 2A; protein product: MAPPIPHLAVRGSDGSSLLCGPPSCQESSEFKRDELPGKHMVFSSDGSLFGWCNGTQVSVVKVPSGELVKSFDLPKATALQFSPLNTILATWQQYTKAQDNPQEDANLQLWNLQTGSLVKAFYQKKITGWCPSWADDENIAVRNVNNELHFFENNKFETIANKLHLQKVSEFVLSSGPQPNKIAAYVPGNKGCPSFVRLYQYPNFGGPTAALANKSFFKADKVTMLWNTKATAVLVTASTDVDKTGASYYGQQTLHYVATNGESAIVQLPKNGPIYDVCWSPNSTEFCVVYGFMPAKATIFNHKCESVFDFGTGPRNAAFYSPHGHILVLAGFGTLRGQMEVWDVKKYKQVSKPQAEDTTHFSWCPDGEHVMTATCSPRLRVSNGYKIWHYTGTVLYKHEMPSNRELWEVLWQPFPTGTFPEKPVKYQALPSELGSTEAKPAQAYRPPALRNKPPTASSKLHEVEPAQNMKPGAAGEKQVSKEALKKQKRREAKKAAKQDGKSDEAPPPVTDPAPTVPATETTGDPETDKKIRNLKKKLKAIDELKEQQVAGKVMQKNQLEKIQKEAQLLKELDDLELGV
- the dcun1d5 gene encoding DCN1-like protein 5 isoform X1, which encodes MDKFSKGRPNQPGRGSIMPVKKKRKSSGSEDPNIRKCKITSYCRTQNPGRLLNPEDQFSSKKCLAWFYEYAGSDDIVGPESMEKFCEDIGVEPENIVMLVLAWKLEAINMGFFTKEEWLKGMTSLQCDCTERLQGKLDYMRSQLNDPVIFKNIYRYAFDFARDKDQRSLDMDTAKSMLALLLGRTWPLFPVFHQFLEQSKYKVMNKDQWYNVLEFSRTVNADLSNYDEDGAWPVMLDEFVEWHKARIAL
- the dcun1d5 gene encoding DCN1-like protein 5 isoform X2, giving the protein MPVKKKRKSSGSEDPNIRKCKITSYCRTQNPGRLLNPEDQFSSKKCLAWFYEYAGSDDIVGPESMEKFCEDIGVEPENIVMLVLAWKLEAINMGFFTKEEWLKGMTSLQCDCTERLQGKLDYMRSQLNDPVIFKNIYRYAFDFARDKDQRSLDMDTAKSMLALLLGRTWPLFPVFHQFLEQSKYKVMNKDQWYNVLEFSRTVNADLSNYDEDGAWPVMLDEFVEWHKARIAL